Genomic segment of uncultured Tolumonas sp.:
GTTCGGTGCGCCAACTGTACTGTGGTAAACTCTCGCGTACTTTGATGATAACCGGTGCGCTGTGATTCATGACGACCACACTCGATTTGCAAAAGTTAGCTCACGATATCAAGCAATGGGGGCAAGAGCTAGGCTTTGATCAGGTCGGGATCACAGACTGCGATTTAACCAGTGAAGAGCCACAATTGGAAAGCTGGCTAGCACAGAATTATCATGGTGAAATGGAATATATGGCACGTTATGGCCTGATGCGTGCCCGCCCCGCCGAGCTACAACCGGGTACTCGTTCCGTGATTTCTGTGCGGATGAATTATCTACCCCCGCTGGCGAAAATTGCCGAAGTGCTGGATAACCCAACACAAGGCTATATCAGCCGTTACGCGCTCGGGCGCGACTATCACAAAGTCTTACGCAATCGACTGAAACAACTCGGCGAACGCATTCAACACGCCACTGGTGATCTGCAATTTCGGCCATTTGTCGACTCCGCCCCGATCATGGAACGCCCGCTGGCTGATAAGGCGGGTTTAGGCTGGACCGGCAAACACACCCTGCTGATCAACCACCACGCCGGTTCCTTTTTCTTTCTCGGCGAATTATTGATTGATTTAGCCTTACCAGTCGATGAGCCAACTCAGCCTTCTTGCGGAAACTGCAGTGCCTGCCTGCAGATCTGCCCAACAGGTGCGATTGTAGCCCCCTATCAGCTGGATGCTCGCCGCTGTATCTCTTATCTGACCATTGAGTTGAATGGCCCGATCCCGGAAGAGTTTCGTTCGCTGATTGGCAACCGTATTTATGGTTGTGATGATTGCCAATTGATTTGCCCGTGGAATCGTTATGCAGTTACTACTGCAGAGCACGACTTTTCCCCGCGACACGCATTACATACACCGGAACTGCTGACATTGTGGGCATGGGATGAAAAAACCTTTCTCAAAACTACTGAGGGCAGCCCGATCCACCGCATAGGTTTTGAAAAATGGCAACGCAATATTGCGGTGGCGCTCGGTAATGGCCCAGTCTCAGACGAGATTATTCAGGCATTACAAGCAAAACAGGACGAAGCCACCGAACTGGTGCAGGAACATATCGACTGGGCTTTACAACAATTACAAACAAAACAAAAAGTTGATGATAAAAAACATGCACGGCTGATCCGTTGTATTTATAAAGGCTTATCAGAACATGCTTAAGGATGATGTATGCGTATTTTAGGAGTCGATATTGGTGGTACTGGTATCAAGGCTGCTGTCGTTGACACACAAAGCGGCGAACTCATCAGCGAACACAAACGCATTCCGACACCGCAACCCGCAACCCCAGAAAATATAGCCATTAGCCTGGCGCAAGTAGTTGCCGACTTCACATGGTCTGGGCCGATCGGCTGCGGTTTCCCCGCCACTGTGCATCATGGCGTCGCTTACAGTGCCAGTAATATTGATCCCAGCTGGATCAACACCGATGCACAAACTCTGTTTACCCAAGTAACCGGTCAACCATGTTTCGTCGTCAATGATGCTGATGCCGCCGGTATGGCCGAAATGCGTTTTGGTGCTGGGCAAAATAATCGTGGTGTCACTATTTTGCTAACGATCGGTACCGGAATTGGTTCAGCAGTATTTGTGAATGGTCAGCTACATCCCAATACAGAGCTGGGTCATGTACGTTTTGGCGATAGCATTGCTGAGCGTTATTGTGCTGAGTCGGTACGTATCAAGCTAAATTTAAGCTGGCAGGAATGGGGAACCCGATTTAATGAATATCTGAATCATCTGGAATTTGTCTTTAATCCCGATCGATTCATCATTGGCGGTGGCATTGCTGAACACATGGCGCAACTCCAGCCTTACCTGCACACCAAAGCGTTAGTACTACCGGCTCGTAGTCTGAACCAAGCCGGGATTATTGGTGCAGCGCTCTTTGCAGAAAGCCAAATGTAGCCCATAAAAAAGCCTCGCAGTTCAGACGAGGCTTTAATTGGCGAACATGACTGATTATTCACTCGCCGGTTTATTTTTTACATCAATAAATGGCACTGCGCTGTTTGGTAACATCGTTTGCGGTAGCGCGCCATTCCAACGTTCCGCTTTGATCAGTTCAACTAAGTTCGGATTCTGCCGCAGAGCATCGCCTTTTGCTTTAATCGCTGAGGCTTCGGCTTCCCCTTTAATGCGGGTAGATTCCGCTTCGGCAGCGGCTTGCTGTTTAACACTCTCAGCATGCGCTTTCGCCTGCGTTACCGTGATTTCAGCCTGTACTTTTTCGCGGAGTGCATTTTGCTGTAATTTTGCAACTTCCACTTCCGCTAACATGCGTTGTTCAACAGACTGCTCATACGCATCAGAAAAATCGATATTTTCCAACTGCACACTTTCAATCACGATCGGCCCTTGCAACACCTTAGCCACCGCATCATAAACATCGGTATTTAATTTAGCGCGATTTTGGATAGAGCTGGCAGCAGCGTAACTACCAAAAATCGTTTTCACGGCCTGTGGCAGACGCGGCTGGATAATACGAGATTCCAGCGATGCCAATGAACCAAACTCAGCATAAATCTTCTGTAATTCTGTTTCTTGTGCATGCCAGTTAATCGAAACTTCCAGATTCGCTGGCTGTTGATCACGCGAATAGGCTGGTAGTTTGAAATGCGATACCTGCGTTTGCAAACTTAGTGTATGCGTGGTTTCAATTAACGGTAATTTGAGGTTAAAACCGGGTTCAGCAACACGCTGAAAAGCACCAAATCGTAAGACAATGCCACGTTCACCCTGGTCGACAGTGAAATACGAGTTCAGGATAGAAAAGACAATCAACACAACCACTAAAATTGCAACAATCGCTTTAGGGTGTGATTTTGGTGAAGCTTGATTTGGATTTGAAGGTACAGAAAAGAGATTACTCATCACACACTCTCCACAGCAGAAGAGAAGACAAGCGATTGGAGCGGGAAACGAGACTCGAACTCGCGACCCTAACCTTGGCAAGGTTATGCTCTACCAACTGAGCTATTCCCGCGTCGCATGGTATTGAACTGATTCTAGATATTGGAGCGGGAAACGAGACTCGAACTCGCGACCCTAACCTTGGCAAGGTTATGCTCTACCAACTGAGCTATTCCCGCATAACATCTGAATCATTTTTGAAAAATTGGAGCGGGAAACGAGACTCGAACTCGCGACCCTAACCTTGGCAAGGTTATGCTCTACCAACTGAGCTATTCCCGCGTCGCAATTTGTGAAGAGGTGATTTGGAGCGGGAAACGAGACTCGAACTCGCGACCCTAACCTTGGCAAGGTTATGCTCTACCAACTGAGCTATTCCCGCAATCAGTGCTCTTGCACAGGGCCCGCATTATAGGGGGCAAGACCTCAAATGCAAGAGCTTTTTGAAAAACCACTACTAAATGCACATTTCGCGTTCAACGCGTTTAAATAGTAAACACTCGTTCACGATAGAACTGCATTTCCGCAATCGATTCACGAATATCGTCCAATGCTTGATGGCTACCAGTTTTAGTAAATTGATCAAGAATTTCTGGTTTCCAGCGACGCACCAGCTCTTTAACTGTGCTGACATCAATATTACGGTAATGGAAATAACGCTCCAGCTCCGGCATATAACGCACCATGAAGCGGCGATCCTGACCGATACTGTTACCACACATTGGCGATTGACGCTCTGGCACCCACTCTTTCATAAATTCAAGACACACGACGATCGCTTTCGCTTCGTCATATTCACTGGCACGAACACGCGCCACTAAACCTGATTCACCATGAGTGCGGGTATTCCACTCATCCATGCCTGCCAGCACTTCATCAGATTGGTGAATAGCCAGCACCGGCCCTTCCGCCAATATATTCAACTCTTTATCCGTAACAATCATAGCTATTTCCAGAATACGGTCAGTTTCTGGTTCCAGACCGGTCATTTCCATGTCTAACCAGATCAGATTCTGTTCATTTTGGCTCATCGTATGTCCTTGTTATCGGGAAAATCAGTAATCAGGTGTATCATAGCGACTTTCTCTATTATTGCGAAATTGACACTGTGGCGAAAAAACCAAAACTCAGTCATGGCCAGCAACGCCGGGTCAGTGCTAATCACCAAAAACGTTTGCAAAAACCACAAGCGGATATTGATGACAGCCTGTTAGGCCCGCCGCTGGAAGGACTGGTGATCAGTCGGTTCGGAAAACACGCCGATATTGAAGATAGCAACGGTGAAATTCATCGCTGTAACATGCGTCGCACCTTAGGCAGTCTGGTAACCGGCGATCGCGTCGTTTGGCGCGCAGGCAGCGAAGCTTTGCAAGGGATCAGCGGTATCGTCGAAGCCGTTCATCCACGCCAGTCGGTACTGACCCGCCCCGATTTTTATGATGGGATCAAACCGGTTGCCGCCAATATCGATCAAATCGTCATTGTTTCTGCGGTGTTACCGGAGTTCTCGACCAATCTGGTGGATCGTTATCTAGTCGCTGCCGAACACGTTGAGATCCAACCTCTGTTAGTGCTGAATAAAATCGACCTGCTGGATGATGTCTCGCGCGAAAAACTGGAAAAGCAGTTAGATATTTATCGCAACCTCGGTTATCCGCTTCTGAATGTCAGCTGTGAAACTGAACATGGTCTGGATGAACTACAAGCACAGCTAAAAGATAAAATCAGCGTGTTTGTTGGGCAATCCGGTGTCGGTAAATCATCTTTGATCAATGCGTTAGATCCGCACGCAAAAGCGCTGACTGGGGAAATATCCGATCAATCCGGCTTAGGTCAACACACCACCACCACTGCCCGTCTGTATCATTTTGCGAATGGCGGTATGCTGATCGATTCCCCCGGCATCCGTGAGTTTTCGCTGTGGCATCTGGAAAATGATCGTGTCACCTGGTGTTTTAAAGAATTCCGCGATTATTTGGGCGGTTGTAAATTCCGAGACTGTAAACATGGTTCAGATCCGGGTTGTTTGATCCGGGCGGCGGTGGACGAAGGCAAAATTGCAGCGGAACGCTATCAAAACTATCACCGTATTCTGGAATCGATGCAGGATGCACGCAATATGCGGCATGTCAGCCGCGAATAATTTTCACACTGACGATGAAGTGGCGTAGAATTCGCGCCCTTTATTTATTATTGATTTGTTTGAGGTTCACCATGAAATTGCTGGATGTGCTGAAAATAGCAGCCCAATATCTGTTACCAAAACATGCGGTGTCCCGACTGGTTGGTTATCTGGCAGCTGCAAAAGCCGGTGCCGTGACAACTTGGCTGATTAAGGCGTTTATTAAGCGTTTTAATATCAATATGAGCGAAGCCGAGTTTGAAGATCCGGCGCATTACAAAACTTTTAATGCCTTTTTTACCCGCAAATTAAAAGATGGTCTGCGCCCTATCGTCGCTGCTCCTGACGCGGTTGCATTACCTGTCGATGGTTGTATTAGCCAGTTGGGTGACATTCAATACGGTCGTATCATTCAAGCTAAACGCCATGATTTCAGTGCCCGCGAACTGCTGGGCGGCGATGACGATTTATCCGATCAGTTTCAGAACGGCAAATTTGCCACTATCTATCTGTCACCCCGCGACTATCACCGCATTCATATGCCGCTGGATGGTGAATTACAGAGCATGGTGTATATCCCCGGCGATCTGTTTTCGGTCAATCCACTGACTGCGCAAAACGTACCGAATCTGTTTGCCCGCAATGAACGTGTCGCTTGTGTCTTCAAAACACCGTATGGCCCTATGGCATTGGTATTAGTGGGGGCAACCATCGTAGCCAGTATTGAAACTGTCTGGGCTGGCACCGTCACACCACCCGCCGGAAAACTGGTCAAACGTTGGGACTTCCATGGCAATACCCCTATCACGCTGAAAAAAGGTGAAGAGATGGGGTTGTTTAAGCTGGGCAGTACAGTCGTTTGTTTGTTTCCACCGAATATGCTGGAGTTTGCTGAACATCTCAAACCCGAGACTGAAACTCGTTTAGGTCAAATTTTCGCACAACTCAATAACACTTCAGCGCAATAACATTCTGCCACAGCAGATCTGAAATTCAGGTCTGCTGTTCCCTCCGAAACACCCCAAGTTCTTCTATAATCGCAACGCTTTGATGAGAAACAAGATCTTGATAGGTCATTTCTGGCAAAATATCGCGCGTGTCAGGATGACCATCCGGATAAAAGAGAGCTGATTCTCATTTTTACGTGTTTGCTTTCGCTACAATTTTTTAACACGTTAGAAATTAACTATTTCTGTTCATGCGTTTATCAACAAATAAGCAGAAGATGGTTGTACAGATTGAGTCTATTGTTAATAGACCATCAAAGAGTCGCATAACAAACGCTTGGATTTATGAGCCAGAGGAGGCCTAAGTGGACATTATCAAGACCGATGTCGCGATTGTCGGAGCAGGAGGCGGTGGATTACGAGCTGCGATTGCAATTGCAGAAAAAAATCCCGAGCTGGAAATAGCACTGATATCGAAAGTTTATCCAATGCGTAGCCATACTGTGGCTGCTGAGGGTGGTGCAGCTGGGGTAGTTCGTGAAGATGATAGTCTCGACAATCATTTCCATGACACCGTTTCTGGTGGCGACTGGTTATGTGAGCAGGATGTCGTTGAGTATTTCGTTGAAAATGCGCCGAAAGAACTGACTCAACTGGAACACTGGGGCTGTCCTTGGAGCAGAAAAGAAGACGGCAAAGTTAACGTTCGTCCATTTGGCGGCATGAAAATTCCGCGTACTTGGTTTGCTGCCGATAAAACTGGCTTCCACATTCTGCATACCCTGTTCCAGACTTCGATTAAATACCCTTCTATTAAGCGCTTTGATGAACATTTCGTACTCGATTTGTTAGTACATGATGGTCGTCCGCAAGGTGTGGTCTGTTTTGATATTCAAAATGGCGTCACCCGCATTATTCAGGCGAAATCCGTCATTATTGCCACCGGTGGTGGCAGCCGTGTTTATCGCTTCAACACCAATGGCGGCATTGTTACTGGTGATGGTATGGCACTGGCTTACCGTCATGGTGTACCACTGCGCGACATGGAATTTGTTCAGTATCATCCAACCGGCCTACCCGGTTCAGGCATTCTGATGACCGAAGGCTGCCGTGGTGAAGGCGGCATTCTGCTGAACAAAGATGGTTACCGCTATCTGCAGGATTATGGTTTAGGCCCGGAAATTCCCGTGGGTGAAACCAAAAACAAATACATGGAGTTGGGTCCACGCGACCGCTTGTCACAAGCCTTCTGGCAGGAACAGCAACGCGGTCGCACGATAGAATCGCCGTTCGGTGATATCGTGCATCTGGATCTGCGCCATCTGGGCGAGAAAAAACTGCTGGAACGTCTGCCCTTCATTTGCGAACTATCGCGTGCCTATATGGGTGTTGACCCGGTCAAAGAGCCGATCCCGGTTCGTCCAGTCGTTCACTACACCATGGGTGGTATCGAAACGGACGGTCTGGGCGCAACCCGCATGCCAGGTCTGTTTGCTGTGGGTGAATGTGCATCGAATGGTCTGCATGGTGCCAACCGTTTAGGTTCAAACTCCCTGTGTGAAATCGTGGTATTCGGCAAAGTGGCCGGTGAACAAGCCGCCTTGTTTGCTCAACAACACAGCCATATCGACAGCAATATTCTGTATCGCCAGGGTATGGAAGTCGTTGCAAAATCAATGGCTCTGATGGAAAACGGTGGCACAGAAAATCCAGCCGATATCCGTAATGAGATGGGTGATGCGATGGAAAGCGGCGTGGGTATCTACCGTACCGCTGAAACCATGCAAAACACCATTGATAAGCTAAAAGAGCTGAAAGAACGCTATAAACGTGTTCGTGTAACGGATAAATCATCCGTCTTTAACACTGATTGGCTCTACACCATTGAATTGGGCTTCTTACTTGATGTGGCGGAATCTGTGGCGCACTCCGCCATGCAGCGTAAGGAATCACGCGGTTCACACCAGCGCATCGATGGTTATGAAGAACGTGATGATGTGAACTATCTGAAACACTCATTGGCTTTCCGCAATGAAAATGGTGCTCCGACCATTGAATACAGTGATGTCAAAATTACCAAGT
This window contains:
- a CDS encoding ROK family protein produces the protein MRILGVDIGGTGIKAAVVDTQSGELISEHKRIPTPQPATPENIAISLAQVVADFTWSGPIGCGFPATVHHGVAYSASNIDPSWINTDAQTLFTQVTGQPCFVVNDADAAGMAEMRFGAGQNNRGVTILLTIGTGIGSAVFVNGQLHPNTELGHVRFGDSIAERYCAESVRIKLNLSWQEWGTRFNEYLNHLEFVFNPDRFIIGGGIAEHMAQLQPYLHTKALVLPARSLNQAGIIGAALFAESQM
- the queG gene encoding tRNA epoxyqueuosine(34) reductase QueG, which codes for MTTTLDLQKLAHDIKQWGQELGFDQVGITDCDLTSEEPQLESWLAQNYHGEMEYMARYGLMRARPAELQPGTRSVISVRMNYLPPLAKIAEVLDNPTQGYISRYALGRDYHKVLRNRLKQLGERIQHATGDLQFRPFVDSAPIMERPLADKAGLGWTGKHTLLINHHAGSFFFLGELLIDLALPVDEPTQPSCGNCSACLQICPTGAIVAPYQLDARRCISYLTIELNGPIPEEFRSLIGNRIYGCDDCQLICPWNRYAVTTAEHDFSPRHALHTPELLTLWAWDEKTFLKTTEGSPIHRIGFEKWQRNIAVALGNGPVSDEIIQALQAKQDEATELVQEHIDWALQQLQTKQKVDDKKHARLIRCIYKGLSEHA
- the rsgA gene encoding small ribosomal subunit biogenesis GTPase RsgA; its protein translation is MAKKPKLSHGQQRRVSANHQKRLQKPQADIDDSLLGPPLEGLVISRFGKHADIEDSNGEIHRCNMRRTLGSLVTGDRVVWRAGSEALQGISGIVEAVHPRQSVLTRPDFYDGIKPVAANIDQIVIVSAVLPEFSTNLVDRYLVAAEHVEIQPLLVLNKIDLLDDVSREKLEKQLDIYRNLGYPLLNVSCETEHGLDELQAQLKDKISVFVGQSGVGKSSLINALDPHAKALTGEISDQSGLGQHTTTTARLYHFANGGMLIDSPGIREFSLWHLENDRVTWCFKEFRDYLGGCKFRDCKHGSDPGCLIRAAVDEGKIAAERYQNYHRILESMQDARNMRHVSRE
- the orn gene encoding oligoribonuclease, whose amino-acid sequence is MSQNEQNLIWLDMEMTGLEPETDRILEIAMIVTDKELNILAEGPVLAIHQSDEVLAGMDEWNTRTHGESGLVARVRASEYDEAKAIVVCLEFMKEWVPERQSPMCGNSIGQDRRFMVRYMPELERYFHYRNIDVSTVKELVRRWKPEILDQFTKTGSHQALDDIRESIAEMQFYRERVFTI
- the frdA gene encoding fumarate reductase (quinol) flavoprotein subunit is translated as MDIIKTDVAIVGAGGGGLRAAIAIAEKNPELEIALISKVYPMRSHTVAAEGGAAGVVREDDSLDNHFHDTVSGGDWLCEQDVVEYFVENAPKELTQLEHWGCPWSRKEDGKVNVRPFGGMKIPRTWFAADKTGFHILHTLFQTSIKYPSIKRFDEHFVLDLLVHDGRPQGVVCFDIQNGVTRIIQAKSVIIATGGGSRVYRFNTNGGIVTGDGMALAYRHGVPLRDMEFVQYHPTGLPGSGILMTEGCRGEGGILLNKDGYRYLQDYGLGPEIPVGETKNKYMELGPRDRLSQAFWQEQQRGRTIESPFGDIVHLDLRHLGEKKLLERLPFICELSRAYMGVDPVKEPIPVRPVVHYTMGGIETDGLGATRMPGLFAVGECASNGLHGANRLGSNSLCEIVVFGKVAGEQAALFAQQHSHIDSNILYRQGMEVVAKSMALMENGGTENPADIRNEMGDAMESGVGIYRTAETMQNTIDKLKELKERYKRVRVTDKSSVFNTDWLYTIELGFLLDVAESVAHSAMQRKESRGSHQRIDGYEERDDVNYLKHSLAFRNENGAPTIEYSDVKITKSQPAKRVYGSEAEKGAK
- a CDS encoding prohibitin family protein; the protein is MSNLFSVPSNPNQASPKSHPKAIVAILVVVLIVFSILNSYFTVDQGERGIVLRFGAFQRVAEPGFNLKLPLIETTHTLSLQTQVSHFKLPAYSRDQQPANLEVSINWHAQETELQKIYAEFGSLASLESRIIQPRLPQAVKTIFGSYAAASSIQNRAKLNTDVYDAVAKVLQGPIVIESVQLENIDFSDAYEQSVEQRMLAEVEVAKLQQNALREKVQAEITVTQAKAHAESVKQQAAAEAESTRIKGEAEASAIKAKGDALRQNPNLVELIKAERWNGALPQTMLPNSAVPFIDVKNKPASE
- the asd gene encoding archaetidylserine decarboxylase (Phosphatidylserine decarboxylase is synthesized as a single chain precursor. Generation of the pyruvoyl active site from a Ser is coupled to cleavage of a Gly-Ser bond between the larger (beta) and smaller (alpha chains). It is an integral membrane protein.), translating into MKLLDVLKIAAQYLLPKHAVSRLVGYLAAAKAGAVTTWLIKAFIKRFNINMSEAEFEDPAHYKTFNAFFTRKLKDGLRPIVAAPDAVALPVDGCISQLGDIQYGRIIQAKRHDFSARELLGGDDDLSDQFQNGKFATIYLSPRDYHRIHMPLDGELQSMVYIPGDLFSVNPLTAQNVPNLFARNERVACVFKTPYGPMALVLVGATIVASIETVWAGTVTPPAGKLVKRWDFHGNTPITLKKGEEMGLFKLGSTVVCLFPPNMLEFAEHLKPETETRLGQIFAQLNNTSAQ